The following coding sequences lie in one Pseudoalteromonas sp. Scap06 genomic window:
- a CDS encoding DUF481 domain-containing protein, which translates to MRCFFVLLLLLFSCFSWAVDPFEDFHQYGELSDEEIHELHKGEVLYGDTEFGFILSKGNTNSTSFKLKGNLYQDFENWRNQFKIDSLYKRDENEETGESDVTANRVFVSAQGNYKVGVKNSSFFIYGDYEEDQFSGLDFKSTIATGYGARVYQGVKNKVDIDIGPGLYRSVADDESTALDDDKDKMGYLLRIAMQWERLVSKRTRFNQDISIEQSLSGLNSRLKSETALISQVVGAVSLKFAYMYRYNSKPEEDKLKYDSELSATLVYSF; encoded by the coding sequence TTGCGATGCTTCTTTGTATTACTGCTTTTATTATTTAGCTGCTTTAGCTGGGCCGTTGATCCCTTTGAAGATTTTCATCAATACGGGGAACTCTCAGATGAAGAAATTCATGAGTTACACAAAGGCGAAGTGTTGTACGGCGATACCGAATTTGGTTTTATTTTAAGTAAAGGTAACACTAATTCCACCAGTTTTAAGCTTAAAGGGAATCTTTATCAAGATTTTGAAAACTGGCGAAATCAATTCAAAATAGACTCCTTGTACAAACGTGATGAAAACGAAGAAACGGGCGAGTCGGATGTTACTGCTAATCGGGTGTTTGTTTCTGCACAAGGTAACTATAAAGTAGGGGTTAAAAACTCGTCGTTCTTTATTTACGGGGATTATGAGGAAGATCAATTTAGCGGTCTTGATTTTAAAAGTACGATAGCAACCGGTTATGGTGCACGTGTTTATCAAGGGGTTAAAAATAAAGTAGATATAGACATTGGCCCAGGTTTATATCGCTCAGTTGCTGATGATGAGTCAACAGCACTTGACGACGATAAAGACAAAATGGGTTATTTACTTCGTATTGCAATGCAGTGGGAGAGGTTAGTATCTAAGCGTACCCGATTTAATCAAGATATCAGTATAGAACAGTCTTTGTCTGGGCTTAACTCTCGGTTAAAGTCAGAAACGGCATTAATTAGCCAAGTGGTTGGCGCGGTATCGCTTAAGTTTGCTTATATGTATCGTTATAATTCTAAGCCTGAAGAAGATAAGCTTAAATACGATTCAGAGCTCAGTGCAACCTTAGTGTACAGTTTTTAA